A stretch of Crossiella cryophila DNA encodes these proteins:
- a CDS encoding ACP S-malonyltransferase, with amino-acid sequence MADAIYFPGLVPTTFPAIASFLQENEYAQARLRAADEVLGYSLIKAYEHAEIYDWEVYEAGYMALTLALADWADDHLDLSPVVFGGQSFGAIIGSVYAGVLSYADGLTLVRESAKVELDYFAGLAEPLGCFFFYRLDGPAVDRLVARCRAEGRNVEASVYLDNSVHAVSGVMADLEYFRELVREEGGFPFYLMNRAEHCTMVAGLRQRLETEVYSKLDWRPARVPMLSDVTGELITDPQAIMTDLLDGWVTPVRWATVVEGIRRSRAEQAYIIGPRNMFSRLTGNTVPTAVVTPKAVEDYRVKGFAGPHGRVLPVPASA; translated from the coding sequence ATGGCCGATGCCATCTACTTTCCCGGACTTGTTCCGACCACGTTCCCTGCCATCGCGAGTTTCCTGCAGGAGAACGAGTACGCGCAGGCGCGGTTACGAGCCGCGGACGAAGTGCTCGGCTACTCGTTGATCAAGGCATACGAACACGCCGAGATCTACGACTGGGAGGTCTACGAGGCCGGGTACATGGCGCTGACACTGGCGCTGGCCGACTGGGCCGACGATCACCTCGACCTGTCCCCGGTGGTCTTCGGCGGGCAGAGCTTCGGCGCCATCATCGGCTCGGTCTACGCGGGCGTGCTGTCCTATGCGGACGGTCTGACCCTGGTGCGGGAGAGCGCGAAGGTGGAACTCGACTACTTCGCCGGCCTGGCCGAACCGCTGGGCTGCTTCTTCTTCTACCGCCTGGACGGCCCGGCGGTGGACCGCCTCGTCGCGCGGTGCCGGGCCGAGGGCCGCAACGTGGAGGCATCGGTCTACCTCGACAACTCCGTGCACGCGGTCTCCGGTGTGATGGCCGACCTGGAGTACTTCCGCGAACTCGTCCGCGAGGAGGGCGGGTTCCCGTTCTACCTGATGAACCGGGCCGAGCACTGCACCATGGTGGCCGGGCTGCGCCAGCGGCTGGAGACCGAGGTCTACAGCAAGCTGGACTGGCGGCCTGCCAGGGTGCCGATGCTCTCCGACGTCACCGGTGAACTGATCACCGATCCGCAGGCGATCATGACCGACCTGCTGGACGGCTGGGTCACCCCGGTGCGCTGGGCCACCGTGGTGGAGGGGATCCGGCGCAGCCGGGCCGAGCAGGCCTACATCATCGGCCCGCGCAACATGTTCTCCCGGCTCACCGGCAACACGGTGCCGACCGCGGTGGTCACGCCGAAGGCCGTTGAGGACTACCGGGTCAAGGGTTTCGCCGGCCCGCACGGCCGGGTGCTGCCCGTGCCGGCGAGTGCCTGA
- a CDS encoding ribonucleotide-diphosphate reductase subunit beta: protein MDEAKLGELPSLPADAVLRHADLVIGRKPKPIELYQRWERQQWSAEDLSLGKDHDMLNHPLLPENVRVMLKEAIATFIIGEYTGLDMLGPILMGCPDEEYALFLGTQIADETRHARAVFRLGEEVLEMSENPRAMLAEAWQIATPAHRELSMLETSIVRDLTNSPPDYGRWLQACTLFHLITEGVLALIGQRALVHSLRDTRMFDGIKAAFTAMCRDESRHISFGLHALRTGVQEGYGDYIYEALEQAVPLALRMDEEFESGDSREQDKIRQMSVDILRRHLGNIGADPKFVAHLTNPYDLSLARQ, encoded by the coding sequence ATGGACGAGGCGAAGCTCGGAGAGCTGCCGTCGCTGCCGGCGGACGCCGTCCTGCGCCACGCGGACCTGGTGATCGGCCGCAAGCCCAAGCCGATCGAGCTGTACCAGCGCTGGGAGCGGCAGCAGTGGTCGGCCGAGGACCTCTCCCTCGGCAAGGACCACGACATGCTCAACCACCCCCTGCTGCCGGAGAACGTGCGGGTGATGCTCAAGGAGGCGATCGCCACCTTCATCATCGGCGAGTACACCGGGCTGGACATGCTGGGCCCGATCCTCATGGGTTGTCCGGATGAGGAGTACGCCCTGTTCCTCGGCACCCAGATCGCCGATGAGACCCGGCACGCCCGCGCGGTGTTCCGGCTCGGCGAGGAGGTGCTGGAGATGAGTGAGAACCCGAGGGCGATGCTGGCCGAGGCCTGGCAGATCGCCACTCCGGCGCACCGCGAGCTGAGCATGCTGGAGACCTCGATCGTGCGCGACCTGACCAACAGCCCGCCGGACTACGGCCGCTGGCTGCAGGCCTGCACGCTGTTCCACCTGATCACCGAAGGCGTGCTGGCGCTGATCGGGCAGCGTGCCCTGGTGCACTCGCTGCGCGACACCCGCATGTTCGACGGCATCAAGGCGGCCTTCACCGCGATGTGCCGGGACGAGTCGCGGCACATCAGCTTCGGCCTGCACGCGCTGCGCACCGGCGTGCAGGAGGGCTATGGCGACTACATCTACGAGGCACTCGAACAGGCCGTGCCGCTGGCGCTGCGGATGGACGAGGAGTTCGAGAGCGGGGACTCCCGCGAGCAGGACAAGATCCGGCAGATGAGCGTGGACATCCTGCGCCGCCACCTGGGCAACATCGGCGCGGACCCCAAGTTCGTCGCGCACCTGACCAACCCCTACGACCTGAGCCTGGCCCGGCAATGA
- a CDS encoding aldehyde dehydrogenase family protein, whose protein sequence is MTGVGLIGQTGVRSFEDLRARCRVFAEHLRDNGFAPGDRVAIQGGNSIGYVIALLTLLHSDATLVLLEEDQSAEETAAILRRAPVRWLLHDGSVELPAEVAGFRLRLSELEREASPAPAGFELDLTKWWQRSHAVEVWPAGAKEAVIRAGGTVRFAVRRAQQRAGYKDTDVLLPLLPFSHPYGLVLLLLWWFSRSSAVVLPADRLDLAVEAITRMNVTVVDGTPAASQGLCRLLELRPVRAATLRSVRRWCVEGVPLRERPGRNSATPITSLNRDGKDDMRALPAHAVNSTGSVRSLAKPEPTSAAVPLPSRVAALRAVETFLDERRDEVLAILCEVSNHRTAVGELETAIRTLRGAEAEVTAHQPRLIGSAAVFMPSNIPLYAYVLYVLVPSLYCERVTFRPSAHIQSQLTRLHELLAKVHGLPVTLAASTQRQFTTGPVAGAELVLFTGTYANAERIRGQISEQQLFLYFGQGINPVVVGPDADVDLAVADAVDIRLINSGQDCFGPDVMFVHSSVRERFLDLLGKRIDELVFGSYDDPRADYGCMYYDQAFGFALEYLHRNSGHIVHGGQVELRARRLQPTVLCRELTRRSSYEELFAPIFNVVSYDDLDALHETLTTPFFEERAMGAMVYGNLPSTVELLARRHDVYQNTTLLSTDNGNEPFGGLGMLANYVAIGGRRIAEPLLVSKAVADHLKPPAGLARRATA, encoded by the coding sequence ATGACCGGCGTCGGCCTCATCGGCCAGACCGGCGTACGGTCCTTCGAGGACCTACGCGCACGATGTCGGGTCTTCGCGGAACACCTGCGGGACAACGGATTCGCCCCGGGTGACCGGGTCGCGATCCAAGGGGGCAACTCGATCGGCTACGTGATCGCGTTACTCACCCTGCTGCACTCCGACGCCACCCTGGTCCTACTGGAGGAGGACCAGTCGGCGGAGGAGACCGCGGCCATCCTGCGGCGAGCGCCGGTGCGCTGGCTGCTGCACGACGGATCGGTGGAACTGCCCGCCGAGGTGGCCGGGTTCCGGCTGCGACTGTCCGAACTGGAGCGCGAGGCATCGCCGGCGCCCGCCGGGTTCGAGCTGGACCTGACGAAGTGGTGGCAGCGCTCGCACGCGGTGGAGGTCTGGCCTGCCGGGGCCAAGGAGGCGGTGATCCGGGCCGGGGGCACGGTGCGGTTCGCGGTCCGGCGGGCCCAGCAGCGGGCCGGGTACAAGGACACCGACGTGCTGCTGCCGTTGCTGCCGTTCTCCCACCCGTACGGCCTGGTCCTGCTGCTGCTGTGGTGGTTCAGCCGCAGCAGCGCGGTGGTGCTGCCCGCCGACCGGCTGGACCTGGCGGTGGAGGCGATCACCCGGATGAACGTGACCGTGGTGGACGGGACCCCGGCGGCCAGTCAGGGCCTGTGCCGGTTGCTGGAGCTGCGGCCGGTGCGGGCCGCGACGCTGCGCTCGGTGCGGCGGTGGTGCGTCGAGGGTGTGCCGCTGCGCGAACGACCCGGCCGGAACTCGGCCACCCCGATTACTTCGCTCAACCGCGATGGGAAGGACGACATGCGCGCACTCCCTGCACATGCCGTGAACAGCACTGGCTCGGTTCGATCCCTGGCCAAACCCGAACCCACCTCGGCCGCGGTGCCGCTGCCCAGCCGGGTGGCCGCGCTGCGGGCGGTGGAGACCTTCCTGGACGAGCGCCGGGACGAGGTGCTGGCGATCCTGTGCGAGGTGTCCAACCACCGCACCGCCGTCGGCGAGCTGGAGACCGCGATCCGCACCCTGCGCGGCGCGGAGGCCGAGGTCACCGCGCACCAGCCGCGGCTGATCGGCAGCGCCGCGGTGTTCATGCCGTCCAACATCCCGCTCTACGCCTACGTGCTCTACGTGCTGGTGCCCAGCCTGTACTGCGAGCGGGTCACCTTCCGGCCCTCGGCGCACATCCAGTCCCAGCTCACCCGGCTGCACGAGCTGCTGGCCAAGGTGCACGGACTGCCGGTGACCCTGGCGGCCAGCACCCAGCGGCAGTTCACCACCGGTCCGGTGGCAGGCGCCGAACTGGTGCTGTTCACCGGCACCTACGCCAACGCCGAGCGGATCCGCGGTCAGATCAGCGAGCAGCAGCTGTTCCTCTACTTCGGCCAGGGCATCAACCCGGTCGTGGTCGGGCCGGACGCGGACGTGGACCTCGCGGTGGCCGACGCGGTGGACATCCGGCTGATCAACTCCGGTCAGGACTGCTTCGGGCCGGACGTGATGTTCGTGCACTCCTCGGTGCGCGAGCGGTTCCTCGACCTGCTCGGCAAGCGGATCGACGAGCTGGTCTTCGGCTCCTACGACGATCCGCGGGCCGACTACGGCTGTATGTACTACGACCAGGCGTTCGGTTTCGCGCTGGAGTACCTGCACCGCAACTCCGGGCACATCGTGCACGGCGGCCAGGTCGAGCTGCGCGCGCGGCGGTTGCAGCCCACCGTGCTGTGCCGGGAGCTGACCCGGCGCTCCAGTTACGAGGAGCTGTTCGCGCCGATCTTCAACGTGGTCAGCTACGACGATCTCGATGCCCTGCACGAGACGCTGACCACGCCGTTCTTCGAGGAGCGGGCCATGGGCGCGATGGTCTACGGCAACCTGCCGTCCACCGTCGAGCTGCTGGCGAGGCGGCACGACGTCTACCAGAACACCACCCTGCTGAGCACCGACAACGGCAATGAGCCGTTCGGCGGACTGGGCATGCTGGCCAACTACGTGGCCATCGGCGGCAGGCGGATCGCCGAACCGCTGCTGGTGTCCAAGGCGGTGGCCGACCACCTGAAGCCGCCGGCCGGTCTGGCCCGGCGCGCCACCGCCTGA
- a CDS encoding MFS transporter, protein MTAAPARPSGRHRKPAPGRHRLRKDRRAGQYSVAQFAFGVNLVGNGIGGVGLPLFVLDSTHDIAFTGIIVTVAVISSIGTGLFMGPVIDRFGMRISWIFSITIGSAITVLMYVLHLAGSLPPWLLLALCFVRAAADEPGRVATFGLLPALAESSGHSLERANATLRAMNAIATMSSPILVGGIVSLFGSSTILLIDAIAGLLAAVIVVFFLVNAVEQVPAGDEPSEQDEFEGLSYRRRFSMAMKFFWGDKVLKVLIISTTVFAALDTGLASIGLTAYANEILGSVAWYGGLVGAFGLGSLAGTIGYGVLGPKLPRRGVYLTAYIGMAVMLLLLAWQTEVPIALAIMAIAGILTSPVDLLYMQALQERVPKPMFGGVTSIATTIVSGPSPIAVSLLTWLLATMGSHHTFVVIGSCYLLLALSLFLVRPLREL, encoded by the coding sequence ATGACCGCAGCGCCGGCCAGGCCGTCCGGCAGGCATCGCAAACCCGCCCCCGGCAGGCACCGGCTCCGCAAGGACCGCCGCGCCGGGCAGTACTCGGTCGCCCAGTTCGCCTTCGGCGTCAACCTGGTCGGCAACGGGATCGGCGGGGTGGGACTGCCGCTGTTCGTGCTGGACAGCACCCATGACATCGCCTTCACCGGGATCATCGTCACGGTCGCGGTGATCAGCTCGATCGGCACCGGCCTGTTCATGGGCCCGGTGATCGACCGCTTCGGCATGCGGATCTCGTGGATCTTCTCCATCACCATCGGCTCGGCCATCACGGTGCTGATGTACGTGCTGCACCTGGCCGGATCCCTGCCGCCGTGGCTGCTGCTGGCGCTGTGCTTCGTGCGCGCCGCGGCCGACGAACCGGGCCGGGTCGCCACCTTCGGCCTGCTGCCCGCGCTGGCGGAGAGTTCCGGCCACTCGCTGGAACGGGCCAACGCCACGCTGCGCGCGATGAACGCGATCGCCACCATGTCCAGCCCGATCCTGGTCGGCGGGATCGTGAGCCTGTTCGGCAGCTCGACCATCCTGCTCATCGATGCCATCGCCGGTCTGCTGGCCGCCGTGATCGTGGTGTTCTTCCTGGTCAACGCGGTGGAACAGGTACCGGCCGGTGATGAGCCGAGCGAGCAGGACGAGTTCGAGGGCCTGAGCTACCGCCGCCGGTTCTCGATGGCGATGAAGTTCTTCTGGGGCGACAAGGTGCTCAAGGTGCTGATCATCAGCACCACCGTGTTCGCCGCCCTGGACACCGGCCTGGCCAGCATCGGGCTGACCGCCTACGCCAATGAGATCCTCGGCTCGGTGGCCTGGTACGGCGGCCTGGTCGGCGCGTTCGGCCTCGGCTCGCTGGCAGGCACCATCGGCTACGGCGTGCTCGGCCCCAAACTCCCCCGCCGCGGCGTCTACCTGACCGCCTACATCGGTATGGCGGTCATGCTCCTGCTGCTGGCCTGGCAGACCGAGGTGCCGATCGCGCTGGCCATCATGGCCATCGCCGGGATCCTGACCAGCCCGGTCGACCTGCTCTACATGCAGGCCTTGCAGGAACGGGTGCCCAAACCGATGTTCGGCGGTGTCACCAGCATCGCTACCACTATCGTGTCAGGGCCGAGTCCGATCGCAGTCTCCTTGCTCACCTGGCTGTTGGCCACCATGGGCAGCCATCACACTTTCGTGGTTATCGGAAGCTGCTATCTTCTGCTCGCGCTGTCACTGTTCCTTGTCCGCCCGCTGCGTGAGCTGTGA
- a CDS encoding DUF5708 family protein, translated as MSKNVKSLFIGAFMLIVGLILAFTTKGIETPIISLDKVGVVLAILGGIELVITGAMMIFPSKKDAGRA; from the coding sequence ATGTCGAAAAACGTGAAGTCGCTGTTCATCGGCGCGTTCATGCTCATCGTCGGCCTGATTCTGGCCTTCACCACCAAGGGGATCGAGACGCCGATCATCTCGCTGGACAAGGTGGGCGTCGTGCTCGCCATCCTCGGCGGTATCGAACTGGTCATCACCGGCGCAATGATGATCTTTCCGTCGAAGAAGGACGCCGGCCGCGCCTGA
- a CDS encoding SapB/AmfS family lanthipeptide — MNTMAILDLQGLDTNAAELTMTGSTVSNGC; from the coding sequence GTGAATACAATGGCTATTCTCGACCTGCAGGGCCTCGACACCAACGCCGCCGAGCTGACCATGACCGGCAGCACCGTCTCCAACGGCTGCTGA
- the lanKC gene encoding class III lanthionine synthetase LanKC — protein sequence MKPLVELYSLADRVFFEDPVRWQTETAFPLTEGELPQGWRRSGRGEWVMLRPPADQLPAQGWKIHVSATPETAAEIVALVSEYCLDRWIPFKFLRSTALLRAFNLKYAPRAASGKLITIYPRDEVELADTLVALDRRIGGRPGPYILTDLRYHQGPLYVRYGGFDARYCTAPDGERVLAIARPDGTLVPDDRRPVFTTPDWVTMPRVLNESVAARGATGATLDYKIVEAMHFSNGGGVYKATRNSDGLEVVLKEARPYAGLAADDTDAIVRLDNEAAALRALDGVPGVPRVHDVVQVWEHRFLVMDLVPGTNLQHWFGQHYPLIGLGSTPEQRREYVARALRVLDQVTELVAAVHERGMVFADLHPANIMISEQDGQDVIGLVDFEAAFPIAENRNQRFGHAGFTSRDKTGADIDLHALAVLKLWLFLPLTSLVGLAPGKLAELIEIATGLFELPADFATSILDVVGEVPAPTTTVSALPRTSPARAGGDWSEALPSIAAAITASATPDRADRLFPGDLEQFRSGGGTFAHGAAGVLWALHSTGSDLDPEHERWLLADAAKPREKIGFHDGAHGIAHVLDLLGHPGAAADLLAGTDETQISDVSLHSGLAGAGLNLLHLADRHDEAAHRKRALAIAERLGAAITSGEPHGVDKPAGELGRARQAGTLAGLLRGWSGPALFLLRLYQSTQDSQWLELAVRAAHRDLDLCVDAHDDSLQVDGGYRTLPYLSVGSAGIALVADELVREIADERLLTALPRLVQACQSEFVIDSNLFHGRAGLMAVIAGLSRGASEIISDRRVREHLNGMHHYALAYNGHVSFPGDGCSRLSMDVATGNAGVLVALTSALRGGTAFLPFLSGTDHRAQPGNAHQTSGNNHQEG from the coding sequence ATGAAACCGTTGGTGGAACTGTATTCCCTGGCCGACCGGGTCTTCTTCGAGGACCCGGTCCGCTGGCAGACCGAGACCGCCTTCCCGCTGACCGAGGGTGAGCTGCCGCAGGGCTGGCGCCGCTCAGGGCGCGGGGAGTGGGTGATGCTGCGTCCGCCAGCGGACCAGCTGCCCGCGCAGGGCTGGAAGATCCACGTCTCGGCCACCCCGGAGACCGCCGCGGAGATCGTGGCCCTGGTGTCCGAGTACTGCCTTGACCGCTGGATCCCGTTCAAGTTCCTGCGGAGCACCGCGTTGCTGCGGGCGTTCAACCTCAAGTACGCCCCGCGCGCGGCCAGCGGCAAGCTGATCACCATCTACCCGAGGGACGAGGTCGAACTCGCCGACACCCTCGTCGCGCTGGACCGCCGGATCGGCGGCAGGCCGGGGCCGTACATCCTGACCGACCTGCGCTACCACCAGGGTCCGCTCTACGTGCGCTACGGCGGTTTCGACGCGCGCTACTGCACCGCGCCCGACGGCGAGCGGGTGCTGGCCATCGCGCGCCCGGACGGCACCCTGGTGCCCGATGACCGCAGGCCGGTGTTCACCACCCCGGACTGGGTCACCATGCCGAGGGTGCTGAACGAGAGCGTGGCCGCACGCGGTGCCACCGGCGCCACCCTCGACTACAAGATCGTCGAGGCCATGCACTTCTCCAACGGCGGCGGCGTCTACAAGGCGACCCGCAACTCCGACGGCCTGGAGGTCGTGCTCAAGGAGGCCCGTCCGTACGCCGGGCTGGCCGCCGACGACACCGACGCGATCGTCCGGCTGGACAACGAGGCCGCCGCACTGCGGGCGCTGGACGGGGTGCCGGGCGTGCCAAGGGTGCACGACGTGGTGCAGGTGTGGGAGCACCGGTTCCTGGTGATGGACCTGGTGCCGGGCACCAACCTGCAGCACTGGTTCGGCCAGCACTACCCGCTGATCGGGCTGGGCTCCACGCCGGAGCAGCGCCGCGAGTACGTGGCCCGCGCGTTGCGGGTGCTGGACCAGGTGACCGAGCTGGTCGCCGCGGTGCACGAGCGCGGCATGGTCTTCGCCGACCTGCACCCGGCCAACATCATGATCAGCGAGCAGGACGGCCAGGACGTCATCGGCCTGGTGGACTTCGAGGCCGCCTTCCCGATCGCGGAGAACCGCAACCAGCGCTTCGGCCACGCCGGGTTCACCAGCCGGGACAAGACCGGCGCGGACATCGACCTGCACGCGCTGGCCGTGCTCAAGCTGTGGCTGTTCCTGCCGCTGACCTCGCTGGTCGGCCTGGCGCCCGGCAAGCTGGCCGAACTGATCGAGATCGCCACCGGGCTCTTCGAGCTGCCAGCGGACTTCGCCACCTCGATCCTCGATGTCGTCGGCGAGGTGCCAGCGCCCACCACCACGGTGTCCGCGCTGCCGCGCACCTCACCGGCGCGCGCGGGCGGTGACTGGTCCGAGGCGCTGCCCTCGATCGCCGCGGCGATCACCGCCAGCGCCACCCCGGACCGGGCGGACCGGCTCTTCCCCGGCGACCTGGAGCAGTTCCGCTCCGGCGGCGGGACCTTCGCCCACGGCGCGGCCGGCGTGCTGTGGGCCTTGCACAGCACCGGTTCCGACCTCGATCCCGAGCACGAGCGCTGGCTGCTGGCCGACGCGGCCAAGCCAAGGGAGAAGATCGGCTTCCACGACGGGGCGCACGGGATCGCGCACGTGCTCGACCTGCTCGGGCACCCCGGCGCGGCCGCGGACCTGTTGGCGGGCACGGACGAGACCCAGATCAGCGATGTCAGCCTGCACAGCGGTCTGGCCGGCGCCGGACTCAACCTCCTGCACCTGGCCGACCGGCATGATGAGGCAGCGCACCGGAAACGGGCCCTGGCCATCGCCGAACGCCTCGGCGCGGCCATCACCAGCGGCGAGCCGCACGGGGTGGACAAACCCGCGGGCGAGCTGGGCCGGGCGAGACAGGCAGGCACGCTGGCCGGGTTGCTGCGCGGCTGGTCCGGGCCCGCCCTGTTCCTGCTCCGGCTCTATCAGTCCACTCAGGACAGTCAGTGGCTGGAACTGGCGGTGCGGGCAGCACATCGGGACCTGGACCTGTGCGTGGACGCGCACGACGACTCACTACAGGTCGACGGTGGCTACCGGACGCTGCCCTACCTCTCGGTGGGCTCGGCGGGCATCGCGCTGGTCGCCGACGAGCTGGTGCGCGAGATCGCGGACGAGCGGCTGCTGACCGCGCTGCCCCGGCTGGTCCAGGCCTGCCAGAGCGAGTTCGTGATCGATTCGAATCTCTTTCACGGCCGGGCCGGATTGATGGCGGTAATCGCTGGACTTTCCAGGGGCGCGTCTGAAATAATTAGTGACAGGCGGGTGAGAGAGCATCTCAACGGGATGCACCACTACGCACTCGCCTACAATGGACATGTCTCTTTTCCCGGTGACGGATGTAGCCGCTTGTCCATGGATGTCGCAACAGGTAACGCCGGCGTGCTGGTCGCTTTGACCTCGGCACTGCGCGGCGGGACTGCTTTCCTCCCGTTCCTGTCCGGCACGGATCATCGTGCCCAGCCCGGGAATGCGCACCAGACCAGCGGTAACAACCACCAGGAAGGGTGA
- a CDS encoding GNAT family N-acetyltransferase: protein MLREPKCTLDSLTGDDYVTVSDWLRPMALTSALTSDANEQITPEAIRAVNESGQVRYFMVVTAAGDRVGVVNYRRSGGHGAYTIGGAIGDPARWNSGVGGEGLGLLVDHLFHQLNAHRVEFSTASYNKHTMSLLTKGGFVLEGILRDYHFLDGEYHDRTVWSLLREEFEAGARELSEQMPVVDLVPAKEKQRAKELLAKYLANQQDAAWLSFANRAARERPY from the coding sequence ATGCTGCGCGAACCAAAATGCACGTTGGATAGCCTGACCGGAGACGACTATGTCACCGTCTCCGACTGGCTCCGGCCCATGGCCCTGACCAGCGCACTCACCTCCGACGCGAACGAGCAGATCACCCCCGAGGCGATCCGGGCGGTCAACGAGAGCGGCCAGGTCCGCTACTTCATGGTGGTGACCGCCGCGGGCGATCGGGTCGGGGTCGTCAACTACCGGCGTAGTGGCGGACACGGGGCCTACACCATCGGCGGGGCCATCGGGGACCCGGCGCGGTGGAACTCCGGGGTCGGCGGCGAGGGCCTCGGCCTGCTGGTGGATCACCTGTTCCACCAGCTCAACGCCCATCGGGTGGAGTTCAGCACGGCCTCCTACAACAAGCACACGATGAGCCTGCTGACCAAGGGCGGCTTCGTGCTCGAGGGGATTCTGCGCGACTACCACTTCCTTGATGGCGAGTACCACGACCGCACGGTGTGGTCCCTGCTGCGCGAGGAGTTCGAGGCGGGCGCCAGGGAACTGAGTGAGCAGATGCCGGTGGTCGATCTGGTGCCTGCCAAGGAGAAGCAGCGGGCCAAGGAGCTGCTGGCCAAGTACCTGGCCAACCAGCAGGACGCGGCCTGGCTCAGCTTCGCCAACCGGGCCGCCCGCGAGCGCCCGTACTAG
- a CDS encoding SapB/AmfS family lanthipeptide, with the protein MNTMAILDLQGLDTNAAELTMTGSTVSNNC; encoded by the coding sequence GTGAATACAATGGCTATTCTCGACCTTCAGGGCCTGGACACCAACGCGGCTGAGCTGACCATGACCGGCAGCACCGTCAGCAACAACTGCTGA